One Aphidius gifuensis isolate YNYX2018 linkage group LG5, ASM1490517v1, whole genome shotgun sequence genomic region harbors:
- the LOC122857919 gene encoding plasminogen activator inhibitor 1 RNA-binding protein-like isoform X4, producing MENQCNFVVANKFSLAIDEDEDPLELIKVREQEKEAKKKEKLSGKENKSKQPEGAKPAGNKPPKPKVIKENTQPQSAKIQDAKKDIVEKKPGQPRPAGGDRNVKFSGESREERNNRRNREDGGERPPRNHDGPRNHDGPRNHDGQVRRGPPSGENRDYHRNFNDGSKGDFGDRRGPRGPRMERGGDRVERGDRVERGDRQERGERNDRPRGGPRGGGRGGGRGGYDNRGKREFDRQSGSDKTGVKPVDKKDGAGSHNWGTHNDEIEESMNPESQDSWGTDKPEGEVKAASTEVKEGETPAEGVAPTGDAPAEDAPIDEEAKKLTLDEYKALRGQRAKPTFNLRKAGEGEDLTRWKKMYALEKKKEGAEEEEEDEEEEYDLTVEYPQRVGRQKRVFDIEIQFADSRRGGGGRGGRPGRGPRGDRPAGRGFNRDRGAPRDVAPRDAAEPRGPADAPKPAPVQAEQRAPRGGGRQNAPKVEDEHDFPSLR from the exons atGGAGAATCAATGCAACTTTGTTGTTGCTAATAAATTCTCATTGGCAATTGATGAGGATGAAGATCcccttgaattaattaaagtgcgtgaacaagaaaaagaggctaaaaaaaaggaaaaattatctggtaaagaaaataaaagtaagcAACCAGAGGGTGCTAAACCAGCCGGTAACAAGCCACCAAAACCAAAAGTTATCAAAGAAAATACACAGCCACAATCAGCTAAAATTCAAGATGCCAAGAAAGATATTG ttgAAAAGAAACCTGGCCAGCCAAGACCTGCTGGTGGAGATCGCAATGTGAAATTCTCCGGTGAATCCCGTGAAGAACGTAACAACAGACGCAATCGTGAAGATGGTGGTGAAAGACCACCACGTAATCATGATGGCCCACGTAACCATGATGGTCCACGCAATCATGATGGTCAAGTAAGACGAGGACCTCCATCtgg AGAAAATCGTGATTATCATCGCAATTTTAATGATGGTTCCAAAGGTGATTTTGGTGATCGTCGTGGACCACGTGGTCCACGTATGGAACGTGGTGGTGATCGCGTTGAACGTGGAGATCGTGTTGAACGTGGTGATCGCCAAGAACGTGGTGAACGCAATGATCGTCCACGTGGTGGACCTCGCGGTGGTGGACGTGGTGGTGGTCGCGGAGGCTATGACAACCGAGGCAAACGCGAATTCGATCGTCAATCTGGTTCTGACAAAAC TGGGGTTAAACCAGTCGACAAGAAGGATGGCGCTGGAAGCCACAACTGGGGAACCCACAATGATGAAATTGA aGAAAGCATGAATCCTGAAAGCCAAGATTCTTGGGGAACTGATAAACCAGAGGGTGAAGTTAAAGCTGCATCAACTGAAGTCAAAGAAGGTGAAACACCAGCTGAAGGTGTTGCACCAACTGGTGATGCACCAGCTGAAGATGCACCAATTGATGAAGAAGCCAAGAAATTAACTTTGGATGAATACAAAGCATTACGTGGACAACGTGCCAAGCCAACTTTCAATTTACGTAAAGCTGGTGAGGGTGAAGATTTAACACGCTGGAAGAAAATGTATGCTcttgaaaaaaagaaggaaGGTGCTgaggaagaagaagaagatgaagaggAAGAATACGACTTGACTGTTGAATATCCTCAACGTGTTGGAAGACAAAAACGTGtatttgatattgaaataCAATTTGCTGATTCAAGacgtggtggtggtggacGTGGAGGACGTCCTGGTCGTGGACCACGTGGTGATCGTCCCGCTGGACGTGGATTTAATCGTGATCGTGGAGCACCAAGAGATGTTGCTCCAAGAGATGCTGCTGAACCTCGTGGGCCAGCT gaTGCTCCAAAGCCTGCACCAGTTCAAGCTGAACAAAGAGCCCCACGTGGTGGTGGCCGTCAAAACGCTCCAAAGGTTGAAGATGAGCATGACTTCCCTTCATTGCGTTAA
- the LOC122857919 gene encoding plasminogen activator inhibitor 1 RNA-binding protein-like isoform X3: MENQCNFVVANKFSLAIDEDEDPLELIKVREQEKEAKKKEKLSGKENKSKQPEGAKPAGNKPPKPKVIKENTQPQSAKIQDAKKDIVEKKPGQPRPAGGDRNVKFSGESREERNNRRNREDGGERPPRNHDGPRNHDGPRNHDGQVRRGPPSGENRDYHRNFNDGSKGDFGDRRGPRGPRMERGGDRVERGDRVERGDRQERGERNDRPRGGPRGGGRGGGRGGYDNRGKREFDRQSGSDKTQPSGVKPVDKKDGAGSHNWGTHNDEIEESMNPESQDSWGTDKPEGEVKAASTEVKEGETPAEGVAPTGDAPAEDAPIDEEAKKLTLDEYKALRGQRAKPTFNLRKAGEGEDLTRWKKMYALEKKKEGAEEEEEDEEEEYDLTVEYPQRVGRQKRVFDIEIQFADSRRGGGGRGGRPGRGPRGDRPAGRGFNRDRGAPRDVAPRDAAEPRGPADAPKPAPVQAEQRAPRGGGRQNAPKVEDEHDFPSLR, translated from the exons atGGAGAATCAATGCAACTTTGTTGTTGCTAATAAATTCTCATTGGCAATTGATGAGGATGAAGATCcccttgaattaattaaagtgcgtgaacaagaaaaagaggctaaaaaaaaggaaaaattatctggtaaagaaaataaaagtaagcAACCAGAGGGTGCTAAACCAGCCGGTAACAAGCCACCAAAACCAAAAGTTATCAAAGAAAATACACAGCCACAATCAGCTAAAATTCAAGATGCCAAGAAAGATATTG ttgAAAAGAAACCTGGCCAGCCAAGACCTGCTGGTGGAGATCGCAATGTGAAATTCTCCGGTGAATCCCGTGAAGAACGTAACAACAGACGCAATCGTGAAGATGGTGGTGAAAGACCACCACGTAATCATGATGGCCCACGTAACCATGATGGTCCACGCAATCATGATGGTCAAGTAAGACGAGGACCTCCATCtgg AGAAAATCGTGATTATCATCGCAATTTTAATGATGGTTCCAAAGGTGATTTTGGTGATCGTCGTGGACCACGTGGTCCACGTATGGAACGTGGTGGTGATCGCGTTGAACGTGGAGATCGTGTTGAACGTGGTGATCGCCAAGAACGTGGTGAACGCAATGATCGTCCACGTGGTGGACCTCGCGGTGGTGGACGTGGTGGTGGTCGCGGAGGCTATGACAACCGAGGCAAACGCGAATTCGATCGTCAATCTGGTTCTGACAAAAC GCAACCAAG TGGGGTTAAACCAGTCGACAAGAAGGATGGCGCTGGAAGCCACAACTGGGGAACCCACAATGATGAAATTGA aGAAAGCATGAATCCTGAAAGCCAAGATTCTTGGGGAACTGATAAACCAGAGGGTGAAGTTAAAGCTGCATCAACTGAAGTCAAAGAAGGTGAAACACCAGCTGAAGGTGTTGCACCAACTGGTGATGCACCAGCTGAAGATGCACCAATTGATGAAGAAGCCAAGAAATTAACTTTGGATGAATACAAAGCATTACGTGGACAACGTGCCAAGCCAACTTTCAATTTACGTAAAGCTGGTGAGGGTGAAGATTTAACACGCTGGAAGAAAATGTATGCTcttgaaaaaaagaaggaaGGTGCTgaggaagaagaagaagatgaagaggAAGAATACGACTTGACTGTTGAATATCCTCAACGTGTTGGAAGACAAAAACGTGtatttgatattgaaataCAATTTGCTGATTCAAGacgtggtggtggtggacGTGGAGGACGTCCTGGTCGTGGACCACGTGGTGATCGTCCCGCTGGACGTGGATTTAATCGTGATCGTGGAGCACCAAGAGATGTTGCTCCAAGAGATGCTGCTGAACCTCGTGGGCCAGCT gaTGCTCCAAAGCCTGCACCAGTTCAAGCTGAACAAAGAGCCCCACGTGGTGGTGGCCGTCAAAACGCTCCAAAGGTTGAAGATGAGCATGACTTCCCTTCATTGCGTTAA
- the LOC122857919 gene encoding plasminogen activator inhibitor 1 RNA-binding protein-like isoform X2 — protein sequence MENQCNFVVANKFSLAIDEDEDPLELIKVREQEKEAKKKEKLSGKENKSKQPEGAKPAGNKPPKPKVIKENTQPQSAKIQDAKKDIVEKKPGQPRPAGGDRNVKFSGESREERNNRRNREDGGERPPRNHDGPRNHDGPRNHDGQVRRGPPSGENRDYHRNFNDGSKGDFGDRRGPRGPRMERGGDRVERGDRVERGDRQERGERNDRPRGGPRGGGRGGGRGGYDNRGKREFDRQSGSDKTHGYSGVKPVDKKDGAGSHNWGTHNDEIEESMNPESQDSWGTDKPEGEVKAASTEVKEGETPAEGVAPTGDAPAEDAPIDEEAKKLTLDEYKALRGQRAKPTFNLRKAGEGEDLTRWKKMYALEKKKEGAEEEEEDEEEEYDLTVEYPQRVGRQKRVFDIEIQFADSRRGGGGRGGRPGRGPRGDRPAGRGFNRDRGAPRDVAPRDAAEPRGPADAPKPAPVQAEQRAPRGGGRQNAPKVEDEHDFPSLR from the exons atGGAGAATCAATGCAACTTTGTTGTTGCTAATAAATTCTCATTGGCAATTGATGAGGATGAAGATCcccttgaattaattaaagtgcgtgaacaagaaaaagaggctaaaaaaaaggaaaaattatctggtaaagaaaataaaagtaagcAACCAGAGGGTGCTAAACCAGCCGGTAACAAGCCACCAAAACCAAAAGTTATCAAAGAAAATACACAGCCACAATCAGCTAAAATTCAAGATGCCAAGAAAGATATTG ttgAAAAGAAACCTGGCCAGCCAAGACCTGCTGGTGGAGATCGCAATGTGAAATTCTCCGGTGAATCCCGTGAAGAACGTAACAACAGACGCAATCGTGAAGATGGTGGTGAAAGACCACCACGTAATCATGATGGCCCACGTAACCATGATGGTCCACGCAATCATGATGGTCAAGTAAGACGAGGACCTCCATCtgg AGAAAATCGTGATTATCATCGCAATTTTAATGATGGTTCCAAAGGTGATTTTGGTGATCGTCGTGGACCACGTGGTCCACGTATGGAACGTGGTGGTGATCGCGTTGAACGTGGAGATCGTGTTGAACGTGGTGATCGCCAAGAACGTGGTGAACGCAATGATCGTCCACGTGGTGGACCTCGCGGTGGTGGACGTGGTGGTGGTCGCGGAGGCTATGACAACCGAGGCAAACGCGAATTCGATCGTCAATCTGGTTCTGACAAAAC GCATGGTTACAGTGGGGTTAAACCAGTCGACAAGAAGGATGGCGCTGGAAGCCACAACTGGGGAACCCACAATGATGAAATTGA aGAAAGCATGAATCCTGAAAGCCAAGATTCTTGGGGAACTGATAAACCAGAGGGTGAAGTTAAAGCTGCATCAACTGAAGTCAAAGAAGGTGAAACACCAGCTGAAGGTGTTGCACCAACTGGTGATGCACCAGCTGAAGATGCACCAATTGATGAAGAAGCCAAGAAATTAACTTTGGATGAATACAAAGCATTACGTGGACAACGTGCCAAGCCAACTTTCAATTTACGTAAAGCTGGTGAGGGTGAAGATTTAACACGCTGGAAGAAAATGTATGCTcttgaaaaaaagaaggaaGGTGCTgaggaagaagaagaagatgaagaggAAGAATACGACTTGACTGTTGAATATCCTCAACGTGTTGGAAGACAAAAACGTGtatttgatattgaaataCAATTTGCTGATTCAAGacgtggtggtggtggacGTGGAGGACGTCCTGGTCGTGGACCACGTGGTGATCGTCCCGCTGGACGTGGATTTAATCGTGATCGTGGAGCACCAAGAGATGTTGCTCCAAGAGATGCTGCTGAACCTCGTGGGCCAGCT gaTGCTCCAAAGCCTGCACCAGTTCAAGCTGAACAAAGAGCCCCACGTGGTGGTGGCCGTCAAAACGCTCCAAAGGTTGAAGATGAGCATGACTTCCCTTCATTGCGTTAA
- the LOC122857919 gene encoding plasminogen activator inhibitor 1 RNA-binding protein-like isoform X5, which yields MENQCNFVVANKFSLAIDEDEDPLELIKVREQEKEAKKKEKLSGKENKSKQPEGAKPAGNKPPKPKVIKENTQPQSAKIQDAKKDIVEKKPGQPRPAGGDRNVKFSGESREERNNRRNREDGGERPPRNHDGPRNHDGPRNHDGQVRRGPPSGENRDYHRNFNDGSKGDFGDRRGPRGPRMERGGDRVERGDRVERGDRQERGERNDRPRGGPRGGGRGGGRGGYDNRGKREFDRQSGSDKTESMNPESQDSWGTDKPEGEVKAASTEVKEGETPAEGVAPTGDAPAEDAPIDEEAKKLTLDEYKALRGQRAKPTFNLRKAGEGEDLTRWKKMYALEKKKEGAEEEEEDEEEEYDLTVEYPQRVGRQKRVFDIEIQFADSRRGGGGRGGRPGRGPRGDRPAGRGFNRDRGAPRDVAPRDAAEPRGPADAPKPAPVQAEQRAPRGGGRQNAPKVEDEHDFPSLR from the exons atGGAGAATCAATGCAACTTTGTTGTTGCTAATAAATTCTCATTGGCAATTGATGAGGATGAAGATCcccttgaattaattaaagtgcgtgaacaagaaaaagaggctaaaaaaaaggaaaaattatctggtaaagaaaataaaagtaagcAACCAGAGGGTGCTAAACCAGCCGGTAACAAGCCACCAAAACCAAAAGTTATCAAAGAAAATACACAGCCACAATCAGCTAAAATTCAAGATGCCAAGAAAGATATTG ttgAAAAGAAACCTGGCCAGCCAAGACCTGCTGGTGGAGATCGCAATGTGAAATTCTCCGGTGAATCCCGTGAAGAACGTAACAACAGACGCAATCGTGAAGATGGTGGTGAAAGACCACCACGTAATCATGATGGCCCACGTAACCATGATGGTCCACGCAATCATGATGGTCAAGTAAGACGAGGACCTCCATCtgg AGAAAATCGTGATTATCATCGCAATTTTAATGATGGTTCCAAAGGTGATTTTGGTGATCGTCGTGGACCACGTGGTCCACGTATGGAACGTGGTGGTGATCGCGTTGAACGTGGAGATCGTGTTGAACGTGGTGATCGCCAAGAACGTGGTGAACGCAATGATCGTCCACGTGGTGGACCTCGCGGTGGTGGACGTGGTGGTGGTCGCGGAGGCTATGACAACCGAGGCAAACGCGAATTCGATCGTCAATCTGGTTCTGACAAAAC aGAAAGCATGAATCCTGAAAGCCAAGATTCTTGGGGAACTGATAAACCAGAGGGTGAAGTTAAAGCTGCATCAACTGAAGTCAAAGAAGGTGAAACACCAGCTGAAGGTGTTGCACCAACTGGTGATGCACCAGCTGAAGATGCACCAATTGATGAAGAAGCCAAGAAATTAACTTTGGATGAATACAAAGCATTACGTGGACAACGTGCCAAGCCAACTTTCAATTTACGTAAAGCTGGTGAGGGTGAAGATTTAACACGCTGGAAGAAAATGTATGCTcttgaaaaaaagaaggaaGGTGCTgaggaagaagaagaagatgaagaggAAGAATACGACTTGACTGTTGAATATCCTCAACGTGTTGGAAGACAAAAACGTGtatttgatattgaaataCAATTTGCTGATTCAAGacgtggtggtggtggacGTGGAGGACGTCCTGGTCGTGGACCACGTGGTGATCGTCCCGCTGGACGTGGATTTAATCGTGATCGTGGAGCACCAAGAGATGTTGCTCCAAGAGATGCTGCTGAACCTCGTGGGCCAGCT gaTGCTCCAAAGCCTGCACCAGTTCAAGCTGAACAAAGAGCCCCACGTGGTGGTGGCCGTCAAAACGCTCCAAAGGTTGAAGATGAGCATGACTTCCCTTCATTGCGTTAA
- the LOC122857919 gene encoding plasminogen activator inhibitor 1 RNA-binding protein-like isoform X1, whose product MENQCNFVVANKFSLAIDEDEDPLELIKVREQEKEAKKKEKLSGKENKSKQPEGAKPAGNKPPKPKVIKENTQPQSAKIQDAKKDIVEKKPGQPRPAGGDRNVKFSGESREERNNRRNREDGGERPPRNHDGPRNHDGPRNHDGQVRRGPPSGENRDYHRNFNDGSKGDFGDRRGPRGPRMERGGDRVERGDRVERGDRQERGERNDRPRGGPRGGGRGGGRGGYDNRGKREFDRQSGSDKTQPRHGYSGVKPVDKKDGAGSHNWGTHNDEIEESMNPESQDSWGTDKPEGEVKAASTEVKEGETPAEGVAPTGDAPAEDAPIDEEAKKLTLDEYKALRGQRAKPTFNLRKAGEGEDLTRWKKMYALEKKKEGAEEEEEDEEEEYDLTVEYPQRVGRQKRVFDIEIQFADSRRGGGGRGGRPGRGPRGDRPAGRGFNRDRGAPRDVAPRDAAEPRGPADAPKPAPVQAEQRAPRGGGRQNAPKVEDEHDFPSLR is encoded by the exons atGGAGAATCAATGCAACTTTGTTGTTGCTAATAAATTCTCATTGGCAATTGATGAGGATGAAGATCcccttgaattaattaaagtgcgtgaacaagaaaaagaggctaaaaaaaaggaaaaattatctggtaaagaaaataaaagtaagcAACCAGAGGGTGCTAAACCAGCCGGTAACAAGCCACCAAAACCAAAAGTTATCAAAGAAAATACACAGCCACAATCAGCTAAAATTCAAGATGCCAAGAAAGATATTG ttgAAAAGAAACCTGGCCAGCCAAGACCTGCTGGTGGAGATCGCAATGTGAAATTCTCCGGTGAATCCCGTGAAGAACGTAACAACAGACGCAATCGTGAAGATGGTGGTGAAAGACCACCACGTAATCATGATGGCCCACGTAACCATGATGGTCCACGCAATCATGATGGTCAAGTAAGACGAGGACCTCCATCtgg AGAAAATCGTGATTATCATCGCAATTTTAATGATGGTTCCAAAGGTGATTTTGGTGATCGTCGTGGACCACGTGGTCCACGTATGGAACGTGGTGGTGATCGCGTTGAACGTGGAGATCGTGTTGAACGTGGTGATCGCCAAGAACGTGGTGAACGCAATGATCGTCCACGTGGTGGACCTCGCGGTGGTGGACGTGGTGGTGGTCGCGGAGGCTATGACAACCGAGGCAAACGCGAATTCGATCGTCAATCTGGTTCTGACAAAAC GCAACCAAG GCATGGTTACAGTGGGGTTAAACCAGTCGACAAGAAGGATGGCGCTGGAAGCCACAACTGGGGAACCCACAATGATGAAATTGA aGAAAGCATGAATCCTGAAAGCCAAGATTCTTGGGGAACTGATAAACCAGAGGGTGAAGTTAAAGCTGCATCAACTGAAGTCAAAGAAGGTGAAACACCAGCTGAAGGTGTTGCACCAACTGGTGATGCACCAGCTGAAGATGCACCAATTGATGAAGAAGCCAAGAAATTAACTTTGGATGAATACAAAGCATTACGTGGACAACGTGCCAAGCCAACTTTCAATTTACGTAAAGCTGGTGAGGGTGAAGATTTAACACGCTGGAAGAAAATGTATGCTcttgaaaaaaagaaggaaGGTGCTgaggaagaagaagaagatgaagaggAAGAATACGACTTGACTGTTGAATATCCTCAACGTGTTGGAAGACAAAAACGTGtatttgatattgaaataCAATTTGCTGATTCAAGacgtggtggtggtggacGTGGAGGACGTCCTGGTCGTGGACCACGTGGTGATCGTCCCGCTGGACGTGGATTTAATCGTGATCGTGGAGCACCAAGAGATGTTGCTCCAAGAGATGCTGCTGAACCTCGTGGGCCAGCT gaTGCTCCAAAGCCTGCACCAGTTCAAGCTGAACAAAGAGCCCCACGTGGTGGTGGCCGTCAAAACGCTCCAAAGGTTGAAGATGAGCATGACTTCCCTTCATTGCGTTAA
- the LOC122857922 gene encoding FACT complex subunit ssrp1-B-like, whose translation MDDYENDGRDYREIIDEGPIDEIPNGPETELFWKTKTEPDKSCPPKKQENPCPEQKKIKKTKKQKGRACDCKPDKGKKRRSKKKKIPISVNPFIIYYLCMLFDNPTRKVTEVAREAGKKWCSLSDKEKADYIKRARAESAKRQKKSKKRRGKC comes from the exons ATGGATGATTATGAAAATGATGGTAGAGATTATAG AGAAATAATTGACGAAGGACCAATTGATGAAATACCAAACGGTCCAGAAACAGAATTATTTTGGAAAACAAAAACTGAACCAGATAAATCATGTCCACCAAAAAAACAGGAAAATCCATGTcccgaacaaaaaaaaattaaaaaaactaaaaaacaaaaaggaaGAGCATGTGATTGTAAACCagataaaggaaaaaaacgtcgtagtaaaaaaaagaaaataccaaTTTCAGTAAAtccatttataatatattatttgtgtaTGCTATTTGATAATCCAACTAGAAAAGTAACTGAAGTTGCACGTGAAGCTGGTAAAAAATGGTGTAGTTTGTCTGATAAAGAAAAAGCTGATTATATTAAAAGAGCTAGAGCTGAAAGTgcaaaaagacaaaaaaaatctaaaaaacgACGTGGTAAATGTTGA